The following DNA comes from Chitinophaga nivalis.
CAAATTAAACGTAAGCAAAAAAACGATCACTAAACTCGATGATAGCCAGTTAGCCGGTATCAACGGTGGTGCATCTTTCAGCTGCAACCTGACAATACAGATTTCTGTATTCAAAACCCCCAATACCGGTGGCGGTACGCAGAACTAATCAATATACGGGCTCTGCACCCTGTAGGGCCTCTTTTCTATCCGTTTAAAATGGCCTTGAAGTTATCGATACTGAACCAACCATTATCGACATATTTCAGGCCTGCATAAAAAGGGAATCCGAAAACCTTCAGAAAAGAGTAGGGAACAACATAACATTTTAATGATAAAATCATGAAACCACAAGTAAGTGTACCTAAGTTAAACGTAAGCAAAAAAACCATTACTAAACTGGACGATAACCAATTAGCCGGTATCCATGGTGGTGCATCTTTCAGCTGCAAACTGACATTACAGATCTCTGTGTTCCAAACAGGTACTAACTAATCAATATATGGCCCTGTGCCCAGCAGGGCTTCTTTTTTTTCCATGTAGAATGGCCTTGAAGTTATCGATACTGAATTAATCATTATCAACATATTTCAGGCCTGCATAAAAAGGGAATCCGAAAACCTTCAGAAAAGAGTAGGGAACAACATAACATTTTAATGATAAAATCATGAAACCACAAGTAAATGTGCCTAAGTTAAACGTAAGTAAAAAAACCATTACTAAACTGGACGATAACCAATTAGCCGGTATCCATGGTGGTGCATCCTTCAGCTGTAAACTGACATTACAGATCTCTGTGTTCCAAACAGGTACCAACTAATCAATAGATGGCCCTGCCTCCTGCGGGGCATCTTTCCGCGTGTGTACAACAGCTTTGAAGTTTTAGCAGCGCCGAACCAACCATTATCAACATCTTTCAGCCTGAATAAAAGGGGAATCCGAAAACCTTTAGAAAAGAGTAGGAAAACAACAAACCATTTTAATGATAACAATCATGAAACCACAAGTAAATGCGCTCAAATTAAACGTAAGCAAAAAAACGATCACTAAACTCGACGATAGCCAGTTAGCCGGTATCAACGGTGGTGCATCTTTCAGCTGCAACCTCACAGTACAGATCTCGGTATTCAAAACTCCCAATGCCGGTGGTGGTACGCAGAACTAATCAATATATGGCCCTGCAAGGTCTGTTTTTCTATTAATCCTTTAAAAAAATACTTTATGAAATCAACAACTTCCAAACAAATCAAAGGACTCAGTCTGGATAAAAAAACCATTGCAAAACTGAGTGACATCCAGATGAACACTATTGTTGGCGGCGCCGAGGAGCCGATAGTGAGCATTAAAATTATTATCCCTATCAAATGGAGCAGGTTTTAACCTGCTTCCTTTCAACCATCTGTTAAGCAATTAAATCCCGGATGTATGGACGCAATAAAATTAGGCGTGCTGGATTTTGGAGAAGGGTATGACAGTCTGCATGACCTTATAACTTATGCAACTGACGCTGACCAGCTTGGCTACAGCCGTTTCTGGCTGGGGGAGCATTATATTTTCAACAGCTTATGGTGTAATCCTGAGCCGATACTTCCCCTGCTGCTGGCATATACAGAGAGAATACGCATAGGTACGGCCGGCATACTATTATCAGCACATACGCCATATCGTATAGCCATTACTTTCAAGCAGCTGAGCAATATGTTCAGCAATCGCGTAGATCTTGGATTTGCAGCCGGTTTGCCGGCAGGCGATAACATACGGCAACTGTTACATGCCGATGCCGGTGCATTTGATGAGAAGCTACGGCAGGTGCTGGAGCTGCTCCGTGAAGAAGACAATATGATCGGGAACGGAATACCTGTTCCGCCTTACCGCGGCGAAATTCCGGAGTTATGGTCTTTGGGATGCTCCTGCAAAAGGCTGGATAGCGTTCTGGAGTCAGGGCTCAACTTTTCCAGATCATTATTCCATGAGATCTCCGACGACGCTGCACAGAAAGAGCAATTGCGTGTATTTATGGAACGTTATGCTGACAGGCACGGGGCGTACCCGAAAATCAACCTGGCGGTATCCGGTATATGCAGTGATTCAGAAGCGATGGCGAAACAACTGTATAAGCAATCTCCCTACTATCAATCCGCATTCATCAGGTGTAATCTCCTGGGAAGTCCGTCTTATTTCCAGGATACCATCTGTGAATATGCCGCTGCCTTTGGGATTAATGAGTTCATTTTTCTCAACCTTGCTGCCGGCATCCGGGATCGGTTGCATTCACTCAGACTACTGGCGCCGGTTTTCCAGCTGCCCGCGGCACACATGACAGTGCAGTAGCCAACATAGCAACCCTTGCATATAATGAATACAATGATTTCTAAAATACGTACAGTTATGAAACCAACATCAGATTCAACCCGGAGGCTCTTCCTGCAGAAAACTACTGTTGCCAGGTTAACGCCGGCTGCACTGGGTTTGCTGAAAGGCGGCGGCGAACCGTTAAAAATAGCAGCCTCCGGATGTATTTGCGCTACCGGTCAATCATGTGGCATCAGGTGCTTCGAACCAGTTGTAATACCATGCTGATAACCGTCTTTCCTTCCGCCCATAAATACAAAAAGTCCTGGTTGCGCCCAGGACTTTTGCATGAATATACCTGATTCAGGTACAATCATGAAACCACTATAAATATAATACTCTTTCTCAAATACAGAAAATTAAAGACCAGTCATCATCTGCCAAAACCAGACTCCCTGCTGTTATACAACAGCAGGGAGTCTGGTTTAAAGCCGCAGCATGTGTTATTTCTTCAGGCGTATCAGTTCAAAAAAAGCGCTTTTAAAAGTGATACCGATAGGAATGTATTGCTGCACCTGATTTTTCTTCCGGATTATCAATTGATTACCTTCAACAGAAACAATCCTGTTCAGGGAAATGATATAGGAGTTATGCACACGGGCAAATTGTGATTTAGGCAGGGTACTTTCAAGATCCTTCATATTCATGAGCGCCAGTACTTTATCATTGGCACAATGAAAGGCCACATAATTCTTGATCCCTTCAATGTAATCAATATCTTCAAAGTTTATTTTAATCTGCTTGCCTTTATGCTCCGTTTTTACAAACAGATATGGCTGGTCGGTCTGTTTATTGCTATCAACGTCCATACGTTGCGTAAAAAGAGATTGAAACAGGTTCAGGGCTTTCTGGGAAGCCTTCAGGAAACGCTGATAGGTAACAGGTTTCAGCAGATAATCCACCACATCGTGTTCAAACCCTTCCAGCGCATATTCACTATAAGCGGTAGTAAGAATTACTTTTACATTATCGTTCATGATCTTTAAAAGATCAATGCCTGAGATTTCCGGCATGTGGATATCCAGAAAAATCAGGTCAATTTTGTTGGTGCTGACGTATTTCAGCGCTTCCAGGGCATTGGTGGAACTACCGGCCAGTTTCAGAAAGGGAGTCTGGTTTACATATTTTTCCATTATTTCCACGGAATGTTGTTCGTCGTCGATTATATAACAGTTTATCATAGACCGGGTTTTAAATCTCTTGTTGTGTCATGGCGGCTTCGCCTGTTATATTCAGGGTCAGCGTATAAAAAAATTCTTTGTTATCAATATGCAGCAGATGCCTGTCGGGGTACACCTGCTCGAGATGTTTGGCCACGTAGGCCAGACCGATACCATTGGATATTTCTTTCGGGCCGAAACGTTTTTTGTTGTGAATGAAAAAGGAGATATGTGAGGTATCTGCTTCCAGTCTGACCGTCAGTGGATGAGCAGCATCATGCATGTCGCCATGCTTGAATGCATTTTCCAGCAGGGTAATCAATGTATGCGGCACGATCCGCAGGTGATGACAGCGGACCGTTTTTTCAAAATTGATATATACACCATTACTGTATCGCATTTTATATATACTGATCAGATAGTCGATATTATCTACCTCTTCTGCCAGGGAAACAAATCCGTCGGTATCTACTTTCCGGAGAGATGACCGCATTATATGTGTCAGCGCTACGATGCCTTCTGCTACCTCGGGATGGGTATCTTCCACTTTATTGTAAAAGTAGCCTAAGGTGTTAAACAGAAAATGCGGATTTATCTGGGTTCTCAGGACTTCATTCTCCAGCTCCAGTTTTTCCTGGGCCAGTTTTAGCTGCGCCATTTCTTTCTTTGTCATTTCGGTGCGGATAATCTGCACCTCCTCTTTTCGTTTAATAGACAATCGGGCAAACCAATATCCGAATGACAGCAGGATAGACTGAAACCACCACCAGGTAGCACCTACACCCAGCTCATAAGGGGTATAATAGGCATAATTTGCGTTAGGTCCCAACCAATGCGGGTTGGCTACCGTTAAAACCAGATAGTGGACAACATTATTCAGCACAAAGGATAACAGCAACAAACCTATATAGGAAAAGTATTTCTTCCGTTCAAAAAAAGCAGGCAATAAAAAATCTGAATTTGAATAAAATAAAACCGCGCAGATCAGAAATATCTGTACATTTTCTATTAACACTATCTCAGGATGCCCTGCTGTAACAGTATATACATAAGTACATTCACTTCCATACAGTACCCATACCATCAGGTGTATCCAAAATTTATATCTGATACCGGTTGTTTTCTTTTTCATAATTATTCGGATATTTTTATTGTTACCGGAGGTAACTTCCTGGCACATTTCACGCTTATCAACATGCGTCCCGGGTAACAGTTGCTTTTCGCTACGGACTGTACAAAAACAGCTACAATGCCAGCTGATAACAGGCATTGCAGGTAATTAACAAGATAGCCGGCAGGAATCATGCAGTCACTTTTTTTAGTGATAAATTCCTTAGGACATTATATTCTTTCATAGACCCGTCCATCAGTGTATCAGGAATAAGTAACTTTTTTTGCATGAGGCAATAAAAAAGAGACTGATTTCTCAAACGGAAAGGGATACTAAAGCTATGAGATGGAAAGGTTTTCGCAGCGGCTTTGTTGGTATGCAAAGCCCCCGTCACTACTATCAGGTTTATTTAAATCAGTTTGGGCAAGTGGTACCATTATCTCTTTTTCCAGGGATAATCTGCTGAGGGTACTGTTCTTTTCTTTCATGGGCTACATAAATGAATGTGTCAGGAATAGCATAAGCGAAAAACTTCGATTAATATAATAAAAATAAAATGAAATAACATGGACGGGAAAAAAAATGTATCGTTTTGCATTTGCCCGGGACGAAATGCCATTTTGTAGGTATGGCGGAACGCAATATCAATACCTTCTACATCTCTGTAAAAGGTATTGAATACTTTTTAAAATGTAAAATCACAGGAACTGCCCGGGACGCGAGGTGGTGTAGGTCTGGTCTTTTGGGGAGGCAGGGTGCAGCTTGTGTCGATGCCGGTTCCATCACCTCCGTGAATTTTAGTCATATCATTGGAGGTAAGCTGAACAATTGTCTCTCTTTTTAATGACAATTTTTTGTCCGTGTTGTTCTTTTTTTTCATAGTTACATAATTGAATTTGTCAGGAATAAATAAAAAAATGTTGTGTACGGGATCATCAAAACCAAAACATCAGGCTAGCTCAGTGGTCGTTGTTGTTCCACCTGCAAAAGATGGTCTGGTCTTAATCGGGAGGCACTTCGAATAATAAGTGGGTTCCCCGTTGCCGCCGTAAAGTCTGGTCATGTCAGTTTTGTTAAGCTGAGCAATTACTTCCTTTTTCAGCGCTAATTTTTTGATGGCGTTGTTTCGTTTTTTCATGGTAAATAATGAAGGGATAAATAAAAGGTGGTTGTAAATGAGATAATAAAATCTGATGTTTTACATTTCCTGCCAATCTTTCTGAAAGTAGGTATCCATACCCGATGCATCCGGGCAGAAGGGTTTGACCTGTTTCCGAAGTAAAAATATCAGTCACGCGCTGTCGGGCCAGGTGAAAGTGTGGGATGCAGTGTTGGTAAACGAGGTCGGAGGCTTGATTGTCCATCTGCACCACCTAAAAGTTTAGCCATATCAGTTTCGTTAAGCACAACAATTATCTCTTTTTTCAGCGATAATTTCCTGCGGGTGTTTTTTTGTTTTTTCATGTGTGAATAATTGAAGAAATAAACAGAAGGTTGTTTGGAGTGATGAAATAAAAGTAGTATGAAATACGATTGTCAGAAAAAGAAATGGACCATTTTGCATTTGTTCAGGACACTATACATTTTTGCCTGTATTATTAATAAATCCCTCCCCGCAGATTGTTTAAGAAAAATAGTCAGTGCAGCATGCCGCACTGACTATTTTTCTTAATATCATAAAGTCTCATCATTGTCGAAACGGGGTTTGTAAGGCCTTGGATGCGGCGCTCCTGGTATGGGGCCGGTATTTGATTCACCACCGCCGTAAGCCCTGGCCGTGTCATTTTGAGTAAGCAGTGTAATAATTCCTTTTTTCAGCAATAATTTCTTGTGGGTGTTGTTCTTTTTTCTCATGGGTAAACAATTAAATTTATCAGGGAATATAGATTAATTTGAATAGTATCATAAAGTGATCATCAGCAACAGTCAGTATTCACGTAGGATGACAGGAGAAGCTACCCTCCCGGATCCTGTTTCCTCAAACGTTTTTGGCGGCGAGGTGGGTACCGTATACGTACCCCCTGATGGATTACCTCCATAAACGTTGGTCATATCATTCGGCGTAAGCCGCGTAATTATCCCTTTTTTCAGCGATAATTTCTTGTGGGTGTTGTTCTTTTTTTTCATGGGTAAACGATTGAATTTTTCGGGAAGAATCGGGTTGTTGTGAATTGTGTGATAAAAGTAATACGAACCTGTAATGCCCGGAAAAGAAATGTACCGTTTTGCATTTTTCCAGGACGCAATGTCCTTTTGTCGGTATTTTTGAAGCGCACTGCATTCCGCGGGATAGTCAGGCAAAATACTATCCGTAAAACATCTCCTTTATTTAATTACATCATCCATACCTACAATATATCAATCGGTGTATCATATTTCCCGGAGGAATAGGGCTGTTCTATGTTTGCCAAAAGTATCCGAAGATGATTATACTGGATGAAAATATTGAAACCACTGTCTGGACAGCCCACGAAACAATTATCAGCAGTCCTGTGCCAGATGACTCTTTACTGAATGGGAAACTGGGTATGATACTTTATTATCAT
Coding sequences within:
- a CDS encoding class I lanthipeptide; translated protein: MKPQVNALKLNVSKKTITKLDDSQLAGINGGASFSCNLTVQISVFKTPNAGGGTQN
- a CDS encoding sensor histidine kinase, with product MKKKTTGIRYKFWIHLMVWVLYGSECTYVYTVTAGHPEIVLIENVQIFLICAVLFYSNSDFLLPAFFERKKYFSYIGLLLLSFVLNNVVHYLVLTVANPHWLGPNANYAYYTPYELGVGATWWWFQSILLSFGYWFARLSIKRKEEVQIIRTEMTKKEMAQLKLAQEKLELENEVLRTQINPHFLFNTLGYFYNKVEDTHPEVAEGIVALTHIMRSSLRKVDTDGFVSLAEEVDNIDYLISIYKMRYSNGVYINFEKTVRCHHLRIVPHTLITLLENAFKHGDMHDAAHPLTVRLEADTSHISFFIHNKKRFGPKEISNGIGLAYVAKHLEQVYPDRHLLHIDNKEFFYTLTLNITGEAAMTQQEI
- a CDS encoding LytR/AlgR family response regulator transcription factor; protein product: MINCYIIDDEQHSVEIMEKYVNQTPFLKLAGSSTNALEALKYVSTNKIDLIFLDIHMPEISGIDLLKIMNDNVKVILTTAYSEYALEGFEHDVVDYLLKPVTYQRFLKASQKALNLFQSLFTQRMDVDSNKQTDQPYLFVKTEHKGKQIKINFEDIDYIEGIKNYVAFHCANDKVLALMNMKDLESTLPKSQFARVHNSYIISLNRIVSVEGNQLIIRKKNQVQQYIPIGITFKSAFFELIRLKK
- a CDS encoding class I lanthipeptide is translated as MKPQVNVPKLNVSKKTITKLDDNQLAGIHGGASFSCKLTLQISVFQTGTN
- a CDS encoding class I lanthipeptide codes for the protein MKSTTSKQIKGLSLDKKTIAKLSDIQMNTIVGGAEEPIVSIKIIIPIKWSRF
- a CDS encoding class I lanthipeptide; protein product: MKKRNNAIKKLALKKEVIAQLNKTDMTRLYGGNGEPTYYSKCLPIKTRPSFAGGTTTTTELA
- a CDS encoding class I lanthipeptide — encoded protein: MKPTSDSTRRLFLQKTTVARLTPAALGLLKGGGEPLKIAASGCICATGQSCGIRCFEPVVIPC
- a CDS encoding class I lanthipeptide, whose amino-acid sequence is MKKKNNTDKKLSLKRETIVQLTSNDMTKIHGGDGTGIDTSCTLPPQKTRPTPPRVPGSSCDFTF
- a CDS encoding class I lanthipeptide, producing MKKKNNTHKKLSLKKGIITRLTPNDMTNVYGGNPSGGTYTVPTSPPKTFEETGSGRVASPVILREY
- a CDS encoding class I lanthipeptide; the protein is MKPQVNALKLNVSKKTITKLDDSQLAGINGGASFSCNLTIQISVFKTPNTGGGTQN
- a CDS encoding class I lanthipeptide; this translates as MKPQVSVPKLNVSKKTITKLDDNQLAGIHGGASFSCKLTLQISVFQTGTN
- a CDS encoding LLM class flavin-dependent oxidoreductase translates to MDAIKLGVLDFGEGYDSLHDLITYATDADQLGYSRFWLGEHYIFNSLWCNPEPILPLLLAYTERIRIGTAGILLSAHTPYRIAITFKQLSNMFSNRVDLGFAAGLPAGDNIRQLLHADAGAFDEKLRQVLELLREEDNMIGNGIPVPPYRGEIPELWSLGCSCKRLDSVLESGLNFSRSLFHEISDDAAQKEQLRVFMERYADRHGAYPKINLAVSGICSDSEAMAKQLYKQSPYYQSAFIRCNLLGSPSYFQDTICEYAAAFGINEFIFLNLAAGIRDRLHSLRLLAPVFQLPAAHMTVQ
- a CDS encoding class I lanthipeptide, whose protein sequence is MKKQKNTRRKLSLKKEIIVVLNETDMAKLLGGADGQSSLRPRLPTLHPTLSPGPTARD